One genomic segment of Lysobacter sp. 5GHs7-4 includes these proteins:
- a CDS encoding type IV pilus twitching motility protein PilT, with translation MDIAELLAFSVKNKASDLHLSAGLPPMIRVDGDVRRINIPALDHKQVHSLVYDIMSDKQRRDYEEFLEVDFSFEIPGLARFRVNAFNQNRGAGAVFRTIPSEVLSLEDLGCPRIFKELIEQPQGLILVTGPTGSGKSTTLAAMIDHINKNEYAHILSVEDPIEFVHTSQKCLINQREVHRDTHGFNEALRSALREDPDYILVGELRDLETIRLALTAAETGHLVFGTLHTSSAAKTVDRIIDVFPAGEKPMVRSMLSESLRAVISQALLKKVGGGRTAAWEIMVGIPAVRNLIREDKVAQMYSAIQTGQNHGMMTLDQHLQDLVKRGMILRPQAREYAKDKRLFD, from the coding sequence ATGGATATCGCCGAACTGTTGGCGTTTTCGGTCAAGAACAAGGCATCCGACTTGCATCTGTCGGCCGGATTGCCGCCGATGATCCGCGTCGATGGCGACGTGCGGCGCATCAATATTCCAGCGCTGGACCATAAGCAGGTCCACTCGCTGGTGTACGACATCATGTCGGACAAGCAGCGCCGCGATTACGAAGAATTCCTCGAGGTCGACTTCTCGTTCGAGATCCCCGGCCTGGCCCGCTTCCGCGTCAACGCGTTCAACCAGAACCGCGGCGCCGGCGCGGTGTTCCGTACCATTCCTTCGGAAGTGCTGTCGCTCGAGGATCTGGGCTGCCCGCGCATCTTCAAGGAACTGATCGAGCAGCCGCAGGGCCTGATCCTGGTCACCGGCCCGACCGGTTCGGGCAAGTCGACCACGCTGGCGGCGATGATCGACCACATCAACAAGAACGAGTACGCGCACATCCTGTCGGTGGAAGACCCGATCGAGTTCGTGCACACCTCGCAGAAGTGCCTGATCAACCAGCGCGAAGTCCACCGCGACACCCACGGCTTCAACGAGGCCCTGCGTTCGGCGCTGCGTGAAGACCCCGACTACATCCTGGTCGGCGAGTTGCGCGATCTGGAAACCATCCGCCTGGCGCTGACCGCGGCCGAGACCGGCCACTTGGTGTTTGGCACCCTGCACACCTCCTCGGCGGCCAAGACCGTGGACCGCATCATCGACGTGTTCCCCGCCGGCGAAAAGCCGATGGTGCGCTCGATGCTGTCGGAGTCGTTGCGCGCAGTGATCTCACAGGCGCTGCTGAAGAAGGTCGGCGGCGGCCGTACCGCGGCCTGGGAAATCATGGTCGGCATCCCGGCGGTGCGTAACCTGATCCGCGAGGACAAGGTCGCGCAGATGTACTCGGCGATCCAGACCGGTCAGAACCACGGCATGATGACCCTCGACCAGCACCTCCAGGACCTGGTGAAGCGCGGCATGATCCTGCGCCCGCAGGCCCGCGAGTACGCCAAGGACAAGCGTCTGTTCGACTAA
- a CDS encoding YggS family pyridoxal phosphate-dependent enzyme, protein MDNAARLAQRPVPQLLAVSKTQDATAVAELAAAGQRAFGENYVQEAAAKTQALAALDLEWHLIGHLQSNKAEQAARLFDWVQTVDRAKLVTALARHRDPARAPLQVLIQVNIDDESSKHGCRPEDAAALAAAIAGEPRLRLRGLMVIPTPHAQPEQRRPAFRRSQALFAALREAHPSIDTLSMGMSDDYAIAIEEGATMVRIGTALFGARAPKAST, encoded by the coding sequence TTGGATAACGCCGCGCGCCTTGCGCAACGGCCAGTACCGCAGTTGCTGGCGGTCAGCAAGACCCAGGATGCGACCGCCGTCGCGGAACTGGCGGCGGCCGGCCAGCGCGCGTTCGGCGAGAACTATGTTCAGGAAGCCGCAGCCAAAACGCAGGCGCTGGCCGCGCTGGACCTGGAGTGGCACCTGATCGGCCACCTGCAGTCGAACAAGGCCGAGCAGGCCGCGCGCCTGTTCGACTGGGTGCAGACCGTGGACCGCGCCAAACTGGTGACCGCCCTGGCCCGCCACCGCGATCCGGCGCGCGCGCCGCTGCAGGTGCTGATCCAGGTCAACATCGACGACGAATCCAGCAAGCACGGCTGCCGGCCGGAGGACGCGGCGGCGCTGGCCGCGGCGATCGCGGGCGAGCCGCGTCTGCGCCTGCGCGGGCTGATGGTGATCCCGACGCCGCATGCGCAGCCCGAGCAGCGCCGCCCGGCCTTCCGTCGCAGCCAGGCGTTGTTCGCGGCGTTGCGCGAAGCCCATCCCAGCATCGACACGCTGTCGATGGGCATGAGCGACGACTACGCGATCGCGATCGAGGAAGGGGCGACGATGGTGCGCATCGGCACGGCGCTGTTCGGCGCGCGCGCGCCGAAGGCGTCGACGTGA
- the proC gene encoding pyrroline-5-carboxylate reductase: MSASDTALSTLSPVAFIGGGNMARSLIGGLVARGGDAAAIRVAEPVEVLREALQREFGVRSHANAAEAAEGASVWLLAVKPQVMRSVCSALAPLAQSQRPLVISIAAGITASQLALWLGGGQALVRAMPNTPALLGAGITGLYANAATTPAQRARAAALLDAVGPTVWIDEEAQMDAVTAVSGSGPAYVFLLAEAMQAAGVAQGLAPEAARALVNQTLLGAATMLTRSDEAADVLRARVTSPGGTTQAAIETFETGGFRPLVAAAIAAATQRGRELSAAND; this comes from the coding sequence ATGTCCGCATCCGATACCGCCCTGTCCACGCTCAGCCCGGTCGCCTTCATCGGCGGCGGCAACATGGCGCGCAGCCTGATCGGCGGTCTGGTCGCGCGCGGCGGCGACGCCGCTGCGATCCGCGTCGCCGAGCCGGTCGAGGTACTGCGCGAGGCCCTGCAGCGCGAGTTCGGCGTGCGCAGCCACGCCAACGCGGCCGAAGCGGCCGAAGGCGCCAGCGTGTGGCTGCTCGCGGTCAAACCGCAGGTGATGCGCAGCGTGTGTTCGGCGCTGGCGCCGTTGGCGCAGTCGCAGCGGCCGCTGGTGATCTCGATCGCCGCCGGCATCACCGCCAGCCAGCTCGCCCTGTGGCTGGGCGGCGGGCAGGCGCTGGTGCGCGCGATGCCCAACACGCCGGCGCTGCTCGGTGCCGGCATCACCGGCCTGTACGCCAACGCCGCCACCACGCCGGCGCAGCGCGCGCGCGCGGCGGCGCTGCTGGATGCGGTGGGGCCGACCGTGTGGATAGACGAGGAAGCGCAGATGGATGCGGTCACCGCGGTGTCCGGCAGCGGCCCGGCCTATGTGTTCCTGCTCGCCGAGGCGATGCAGGCCGCGGGCGTGGCCCAAGGCCTGGCGCCGGAGGCCGCGCGCGCGCTGGTCAACCAGACCCTGCTCGGCGCGGCGACCATGCTGACCCGCTCCGACGAGGCCGCCGACGTGCTGCGCGCGCGCGTGACTTCGCCCGGCGGCACCACCCAGGCCGCGATCGAAACCTTCGAGACCGGCGGTTTCCGTCCGCTGGTCGCCGCCGCGATCGCCGCGGCCACCCAGCGCGGGCGCGAACTGTCCGCCGCCAACGACTGA
- a CDS encoding DUF4426 domain-containing protein: MRSALAVCLLSLALLAGCGREAAVPGSSGNANAAPQEAVARSGDVTVRASALQTSALSPTVAAQYGIVRDDATVMLLVAVRRGPDGQDVAVPARVSATATDLRGQRHTLELRELRTGEGDAQLLDYIGTVEIALPDTLRFEVGVTPEQGASTTVQFSREFYPR, encoded by the coding sequence ATGCGTAGCGCCCTCGCCGTCTGCCTGCTCAGCCTGGCACTGCTGGCCGGTTGCGGCCGCGAGGCCGCGGTGCCCGGCAGCTCCGGCAATGCCAATGCGGCGCCGCAGGAAGCGGTGGCGCGCAGCGGCGACGTCACCGTGCGCGCCAGCGCGCTGCAAACCTCGGCGCTGTCGCCCACGGTCGCTGCGCAGTACGGCATCGTGCGCGACGACGCCACGGTGATGCTGCTGGTGGCGGTGCGGCGCGGGCCCGACGGCCAGGACGTGGCGGTGCCGGCGCGCGTCAGCGCCACCGCCACCGACCTGCGCGGGCAGCGCCACACGCTGGAGCTGCGCGAGCTGCGCACCGGCGAAGGCGATGCGCAGTTGCTGGACTACATCGGCACGGTCGAGATCGCCCTGCCCGACACCCTGCGTTTCGAGGTCGGCGTGACGCCGGAGCAAGGAGCGAGTACGACGGTGCAGTTCAGCCGCGAGTTCTATCCGCGCTGA